The Dethiosulfovibrio russensis genome window below encodes:
- a CDS encoding response regulator transcription factor yields the protein MTIKILLADDHKILREGVKVLLNRQEDMEVVAEAGNGEEALSIAGEIRPDVTVMDVMMPQMDGIEATRRIVEDGSSRVVALSMYADRSFVSEMLKVGALGFLLKDCASTELVEAVRKVMDGEIYLGPSISHIVAKLYVSSLHDPDEIEPLTPREKEILILLAEGNTNREVAERLHLSIKTVGTHRQHIMNKLKLENLADLVKYAIRNGMISINR from the coding sequence ATGACGATAAAGATACTCCTGGCAGACGACCATAAGATACTCAGGGAAGGAGTAAAGGTCCTGCTGAACCGCCAGGAAGATATGGAGGTAGTGGCAGAGGCAGGAAACGGAGAGGAGGCCCTGTCCATAGCCGGCGAGATCAGACCTGACGTAACTGTCATGGACGTCATGATGCCCCAGATGGACGGAATAGAGGCGACCAGACGGATAGTAGAGGACGGCTCGTCGAGGGTGGTGGCCCTCTCTATGTACGCCGACAGAAGCTTCGTCTCTGAGATGCTCAAGGTAGGAGCCCTGGGATTTCTTCTGAAGGACTGCGCTTCCACCGAACTGGTCGAGGCGGTGAGGAAGGTTATGGACGGGGAGATCTACCTGGGGCCCAGCATATCCCATATAGTCGCAAAACTGTACGTGTCGTCTCTGCACGACCCGGACGAGATAGAACCTCTGACGCCTAGGGAAAAAGAGATATTGATACTCCTGGCGGAGGGGAACACGAACAGAGAGGTGGCGGAAAGACTGCATCTCAGCATAAAGACCGTCGGGACCCACAGGCAACACATAATGAACAAGTTGAAGCTGGAAAACCTGGCCGATCTGGTCAAATACGCCATACGAAATGGAATGATCTCCATCAATAGATAA